The proteins below come from a single Takifugu flavidus isolate HTHZ2018 chromosome 6, ASM371156v2, whole genome shotgun sequence genomic window:
- the LOC130527410 gene encoding CSC1-like protein 2 isoform X5: MIGGWRIKLRAELPVLLFVFSILRKVAWDYGRLALVTDADSVSTAPHSETQDRYERLTSVSSSVDFEQRDNGFCSWLTAIFRIKDEEIREKCGEDAVHYLSFQRHIIGLLVVIGVLSVGIILPINFSGDLLENNAYSFGRTTIANLKSGTNLLWLHTSFAFMYLLLTVYSMRRHTSKMHYKEDDLVKRTLFINSISRYAEETQIKQHFEQAYENCVVLEARICYNVAKLMSLNAERKKVERSKKFFTDLMAKEHVPTMINTKPCGHLCCCAIAGCEEEEAVSFYTRREVKLKEEYRKEKEKVHTKPLGMAFVTFQNEAMTAIILKDFNACQVQGCRCRQEPRSSQLSEVLHVHNWNVSYAPDPQNVRWEHLSLGGISWWIRCFIINCILFILLFFLTTPAIIISTMDKFNVTKPVEYLNNPIITQFFPTLLLWAFSALLPTIVYYSAFFEAHWTRSGENRTTMHKCYTFLIFMVLLLPSLGLSSLDVFFRWLFDKKFLADGTVRFECVFLPDNGAFFVNYVIASAFIGNAMDLLRIPGLLMYMIRLCLARSAADRRNVKRHQAYEFQFGAAYAWMMNVFTVVMAYSITCPIIVPFGLMYMLLKHLVDRYNMYYAYLPSKLDKKIHSGAVTQVVAAPILCLFWLLFFSTVRTGFETPTSMFTLVVLIITIVVCLSHVCFGHFKYLSAHNYKIDTKESNIDAVENGCPPRPSSPPTTKPQQQMYIAQVLQDPNTEEPGGGSGEEDRTSSQDEEMMNGGNNINEADFQSGEDSLIANEVHQ; encoded by the exons GTGCTGCTCTTTGTCTTTTCCATTTTGAGGAAGGTGGCGTGGGACTATGGCCGTTTGGCACTTGTCACTGATGCCGACAG CGTTTCCACAGCGCCACACTCGGAGACACAGGACAGATACGAGCGCCTGACCTCCGTCTCCAGCTCGGTTGACTTTGAGCAGAGAGACAAT GGCTTCTGCTCCTGGTTGACGGCCATCTTCAGAATAAA GGATGAAGAGATCCGAGAGAAATGTGGCGAGGATGCTGTCCATTATCTGTCCTTCCAGCGACACATCATTGGCCTGCTGGTGGTCATAGGTGTCCTCTCTGTTGGCATCATCCTCCCCATCAACTTCTCTGGGGACCTTCTGG AAAACAATGCCTACAGCTTTGGACGCACCACCATCGCTAACCTGAAGTCAGG GACCAACCTCCTGTGGTTGCACACCTCTTTTGCGTTCATGTACCTTCTGCTGACCGTCTACAGCATGAGGAGACACACCTCAAAGATGCACTACAAGGAGGACGACCTG GTGAAACGCACTTTATTCATCAACAGCATCTCCAGATAtgctgaggagactcagatcaaACAACACTTTGA ACAGGCGTATGAGAACTGTGTTGTTTTGGAGGCCCGGATCTGCTACAATGTGGCCAAACTCATGTCTCTGAATGCTGAGAG gaagaaggtggaacGCAGTAAGAAGTTTTTCACTGACCTGATGGCAAAGGAACACGTTCCCACCATGATCAATACCAAACCCTGTGGACACCTCTGCTGTTGTGCCATCGCTGGCTGTGAAGAG GAGGAAGCTGTCAGCTTCTACACCAGGAGAGAAGTCAAGCTGAAGGAGGAgtacaggaaggagaaggagaaggtccACACCAAACCTCTGGGCATGGCCTTTGTCACCTTCCAGAATGAGGCCATGACGGCCAT TATTTTGAAGGACTTTAATGCGTGTCAGGTTCAGGGGTGCCGGTGTCGACAAGAGCCACGGTCTTCTCAGTTGAGTGAAGTTCTTCATGTGCATAACTGGAATGTCTCTTATGCTCCCGACCCTCAGAACGTCCGCTG ggaaCATCTCTCACTGGGTGGGATCTCCTGGTGGATCCGTTGCTTCATCATCAACTGCATCCTTTTcatcctgctcttcttcctcaccaCACCTGCAATAATCATCTCTACCATGGACAAGTTCAATGTGACCAAACCTGTGGAGTACCTGAAC AATCCCATCATTACCCAGTTCTTCCCGACTCTCCTGCTCTGGGccttttctgctctgctgcccacTATTGTCTACTACTCTGCTTTCTTTGAGGCCCACTGGACCAG gtctggagaaAACAGGACCACAATGCACAAGTGTTACACCTTTCTGATCTTtatggttctgctgctgccatctCTGGGACTCAGCAG TCTGGACGTGTTCTTCCGTTGGCTCTTTGATAAGAAGTTCTTGGCTGACGGAACAGTCAGATTTGA GTGTGTCTTTCTGCCTGATAATGGAGCGTTCTTCGTCAACTATGTGATCGCCTCAGCATTTATCGGGAACGCCATGGACCTGCTGAGGATCCCGGGTCTGCTCATGTACATGATCCGGCTGTGCCTGGCTCGCTCAGCTGCTGACCGCCGCAACGTCAAGCGG CACCAGGCCTACGAGTTCCAGTTTGGAGCTGCATATGCATGGATGATGAATGTCTTCACAGTGGTGATGGCCTACAGCATTACCTGTCCGATCATCGTTCCGTTCG GTCTGATGTACATGCTGCTGAAACACCTTGTGGATCGATACAACATGTACTACGCTTACCTGCCTTCCAAACTGGACAAGAAGATCCACTCTGGAGCTGTCACCCAGGTGGTGGCTGCACCCATCCTCTGcctcttctggctgctcttcttctctacTGTACGCACAG GCTTTGAGACACCGACCTCCATGTTCACTCTTGTGGTGCTGATCATCACCATCGTGGTCTGCCTGTCTCACGTCTGCTTCGGACACTTCAAGTACCTGAGTGCTCACAACTACAAG ATCGACACCAAGGAGAGCAACATAGATGCTGTCGAGAATGGATGTCCACCTCGGCCTTCGTCGCCACCCACCACAAAACCTCAG cagcagatgtaTATTGCTCAGGTGCTCCAGGACCCAAACACTGAGGAGCCCGGCGGTGGCAGTGGCGAGGAGGACCGGACCTCATCCCAGGATGAGGAGATGATGAATGGAGGGAACAACATAAATGAGGCGGATTTTCAGTCAGGGGAGGACAGTCTCATCGCTAACGAGGTCCATCAGTAG